A genomic region of Papaver somniferum cultivar HN1 chromosome 7, ASM357369v1, whole genome shotgun sequence contains the following coding sequences:
- the LOC113295905 gene encoding uncharacterized protein LOC113295905 produces the protein MYPQVLQKALARHCSDHNPIAIFCEGMKHGPSPFRCFIFYKKLQLLKQRLKDWSKMEFGDVDRRLEELENIFVDLDAEDDVNNGLTEEQWNERLQARQDYCKLTISRAEKWRAMSRVNHIKDFENNTKYFHRFANDRRRRSYIGSIKVNGSLTSDENEIKSGIVSYFQNIFQSQHSRTFSMEGMDFSKISEERCAWLEREVDEEECMSAMKLLGQNNPLVQMGFQ, from the exons ATGTATCCTCAAGTGTTACAAAAAGCCCTTGCTAGGCATTGCTCTGATCATAACCCTATAGCCATTTTTTGTGAAGGGATGAAGCATGGACCTTCTCCATTCCGCT GTTTCATTTTTTACAAGAAGTTGCAATTGCTAAAGCAAAGACTTAAAGACTGGAGCAAAATGGAGTTTGGAGATGTAGATAGAAGGCTAGAAGAGCTGGAAAATATTTTTGTGGATTTGGATGCTGAGGATGATGTCAACAATGGACTCACTGAGGAACAATGGAATGAAAGGCTGCAAGCTAGACAAGATTATTGCAAACTTACAATTTCAAGAGCTGAAAAGTGGAGAGCAATGTCAAGAGTTAATCatatcaaggattttgaaaataatACCAAATATTTTCATAGGTTTGCCAatgacagaagaagaagaagttacatagGCTCAATAAAGGTCAATGGTTCTTTaacttcagatgaaaatgaaattaaaagtgGTATTGTATCCTACTTTCAAAATATCTTTCAATCTCAGCACTCTAGAACTTTTTCTATGGAGGGTATGGATTTCTCAAAAATTTCAGAGGAAAGATGTGCTTGGCTTGAAagagaagttgatgaagaagagTGTATGTCTGCTATGAAGTTACTTGGTCAAAACAACCCCCTGGTCCAGATGGGTTTCCAATAA